Genomic DNA from Haloplanus aerogenes:
CGACCTCGAAGGCCCACGAATCGACCGGCGAACGGCGACGAAACTGCTCGCGGCGGGGGGACTCAGCGGTCTCGCCGGCTGTAGCGGCGGCGGGGACACTGGCGGAGGGGGCACCGAGAGCGACAGCGGATCGAGCGAATCCAGCGGCTCCAGCGGAGGATCCATCTCCGCGGGCTGGAACATCGACGAAATCGAGTACCTCGACCCCCACTACATCGACAAGGGGCAAGAGATCTACCTCTCCTCGAACATCTACAGCGGCCTCGTGAAGATCGGTGCCGACGGCTCCATCGTCGGTGACCTCGCCAACGACTGGACGCTCCCGGACAGTTCGACGTACGTGTTCGATCTGAAGGAGGGGGCGACGTTCCACAACGGCGACCCGCTCGACGCCCCAGCGGTGAAGGCGTCGTTCGAACGGCTGATGAACCTCGACGACTCGCCACACCTCGGCAAAGTTTCGTCCATCGAGAGCATCACTGCCGAAGACGAGACGACGCTCCGCATCAGCCTCGAAACGACGGTCGGGCCGTTCATCTCCTTCCTGACGCGTGGGCCGGGACGGGCCGGCACCATCGTTCACGCCCCGAGCGCGACGGAGAACCCGAACGAGTACAACCGGATGCCCGTCGGAAGCGGCGCGTTCGAACTCGTCGAGCGTGAATCCGGTGAGTACCTCCAGTTGGAGGCCTACGACGGCTACTTCGGAACCGACGAGGACGGAAATTCGCTCCCGTACCTCGATTCGGTCCGGATCGACCTGATCCCGGAGCCGTCGACGATGTGGACGGCGATGCGCGGCGGCGAGATTCAGTACTCCAACAGCATCCCACCACAGAACGCCGGCCAGGCGGAGTCGATGAGTTCGCTCGACGTTGTCGGCACCAACCCCGGCGCGTGGTTCTGCATCGCGCCGCTGTGTAACGACCCGTCCGAGGTCGAGTGGCAACAGTACGCCAGCGGCGCCGGGGAAGCGACGGACAAGTGGTCGGACGAGGAACTCCCGACGACCGACGCGCGCGTCCGGCAGGCCATCGCCATGGCCATCGACCGCGAGGCGCTCATCGAGCGTGCCTTCTTCGGCTACGCCGAACCCGCTCACTCCGTGTTCAACCCCGCTATCGCGTGGCTCTACGAGGAAGAGCCCGATCCGGGCCAGTACTACGACCCCGAGACGGCCCAGCAACTCCTCGACGAGGCGGGCTACACCGGCGACCCGCGGATGAGCCTCTCACTGCTCGGCACGCCGAGTGACGAACGCCGGATGACCGTCGTCCAGGAGATGCTCTCGCAAGTCGGCATCGAGGTGGAACTCAACGTCCAGCAGGAGTCGGCCTACTGGGACAACCTCTACCGCTACGAGAACGAACTCGTGATGTACGACGGCTACGTCGACATCGACCCGTGGATGTCGCTGTGGAAACAGCTCAAGACGCCGGTCGAGTCCGGGTCCGCGGGCGCGTGGCAGGCGAACCTCTACCAGAACCCCGAGTTCAACGAACTCCTCGAGCAGGACTACCGCACCTCGGACGTGGAGTCGCGAACCGAACTCCTCCGCCAGGCCGAGGAACTCTTCCTCGGGGACGCCGCCTGGGCCATGACGACCTTCCCGCTGATTCCGAAGGCGAGCGCGTCGAACCTCGTGGGCGTCGGCAACCAGGCCGGTCTGAGCAACTTCCACACCGCGAGCCTCGAGTAAGCCATGGGCATCCAACGGTACGTGGCGAAACGGACACTCCAGGCGGTGCTGGTCATCTACGTCGTCGCGACGGCGGTGTTCGTCGCCATCCGCTCGATTCCGGGTGATCCCGCACGGCTGATCCTCGGCGGCGACGCCGACGCCGACGCCATCGCGGCCGTCCGCGCCGAACTCGGTCTCGACGAGCCCATTTACGTCCAGTATGTTCGCTGGATGAGCGACCTAGCCACCGGCGACTTCGGGTCCTCGATCTACACGGGCGAACCGGTGCTCGGCCGCATCGCCGGCGCCGCCGAACCGACGCTGAGCATCGGCCTCGTCGGCATCACCATAGCCATCCTGATCGCGATTCCCGCGGGCATCGTCAGCGCCACCCGCCGCGACCAGTGGGAGGATTACGTCGCCACCGGCGTGGCCTTCCTCGGCATCAGCATGCCCTCGTTCTGGATCGGCATCGTCCTCCTGCTCACGGTCGGGACGGCGATTCCGGCCATCCCCTCGTACGGCTACGCGTCGATCAGCGAGGGCGTGGTGCCGTGGCTCTCCCACGTCGTCCTGCCCGCGACGGCGGTCGGCCTGCCCTACGCCGGGATCATCACCCGAATGACCCGGTCGTCGATGCTCGAAGTCCTGAGCGAGGACTACATGCAGACGGCCCGCGCGAAGGGGTTGCCGCCGCGCCTGATCCTGTTCAAACACGGCCTGCAGAACGCGCTCCTGCCCGTCGTGACCATCGCCGGCATCCTCTTTGCCCTCCTCCTCGGCGGCATCGTCGCCGTCGAGATGGTGTTCGGCATTCAGGGCTTCGGCCGCCTGCTCATCCGCTCCATCGAGCGCCAGGACTTCCCCATCGTACAGGGGTCGGTGATCGTCATCGCGATCATCTTCGTGTTCATGAACCTCTTCGTCGACCTGCTGTACATGTCGATCAATCCGAAGATCAAGTACGGAGGTGACGCATGAGCACGAAGTACGGCGAGGCGGACACGGTCTTCGGCATCCGAGTGGACCGATTCGAGCGCCTGCGCGAGACGATTGCCGGCGACTACAAGGCCACCTTCGGACTGACAACCGTCGTGCTGTTCGTCCTCGCCGCCATCTTCGCGCCCGAACTCGCGCCGTACGACCCGATGGCACAGGACTTCGCGCTGATGCAGGCGCCGTCGCTGTCCAGCGCCCACCCGCTCGGCACCGACTCCTTCGGCCGCGACCTGCTCTCGCGGATGATGTTCGGCGCGCGCATCAGCCTCGGGGTGAGCCTCGGCGCCGTGACCATCGGCGCCGTCGTCGGCGTCTCCCTCGGCGTCGTCGCCGGCTACTTCGGCGGCTGGATCGACGACGCTCTGATGCGCTTCGTGGACGTACTCTGGGCGTTCCCGTGGCTCCTCGTCGCCATCATGCTCGTCGCGGTGTTCGGGCAGGGCGTCTGGAACGTCGTCGCGGCCATCGCCTTCGCGTACATCGACGACTTCGCTCGTCTCGCGCGCGGTGAAGTCCTCTCGATCCGCGAGGAGGAGTTCGTCCTCGCGGCGAAGAACGTCGGTCTCGGAGACCTCCAGATCATGACCGAGGAAGTGCTGCCGAACGCGGTGGCGCCGCTGATCGTCCAGTTCACCGTCCTCGTCGCCCGCGCGATGCTCGCCGAGAGCACGCTCTCCTTCCTCGGCATCGGCGTCAAACCGACCACGCCGACCTGGGGAGCGCTACTCGGCCAGGGCCGGAGCCTCATCGGGCAGGCCTGGTGGATCTCCATCATCCCCGGCATCGCCATCGTCATCACGGTCCTCGGCATCAACCTCTTCGGCGACGCGCTCCGCGACGCCTTCGACGTGCGCGGGGAGGGAGGGTCGCCGTGACGCTGCTGGACATCGAGGATCTCGCGGTCACGTTCCCCGTCGAAGATGGTCCGGACGTGCCCGCCGTCGACGGCGTCGACCTGCAGGTCGAGGCCGGCGAGATTCACGGCCTCGTCGGGGAGTCGGGGTCGGGCAAGAGCGTCACCGCCCGGTCGATCATGCGCCTGCTCGACGGCGCCGAGGTCACTGCGGATCGCTTTGCCTACCGCGGGGAAGACCTCTACGCCAAGTCCGAAGCCGAGATGCGTGCGGTCCGCGGCGACGACATCGGGATGGTGTTTCAGGACTCCCTGTCGGCGCTCAACCCGGTGATGACCGTCGGCGAACAGATCGCGGAGGTGGTCAGACACCACGGCGACGTGGACGAGTCCGCGGGATTGCTGAGCGAACTCCGGCGCAAATACGTCACGGGGACGCGCAAGACCGCGTCCTCGTGGCGCCGCGCCGTCGACCTGCTGGAGACGGTCGGGATTCCCGACCCCGAGGAGGTCGCCACGTCGTATCCCCACCAACTGAGCGGCGGCCAGCGCCAGCGCGTGATGATCGCGTCGGCGCTCGGGGGCGACCCCTCGCTGATCGTCGCCGACGAACCCACGACCGCGCTCGACGTGACCGTCGAGGCCAGCATCCTCGACGAACTCCGGCGCCTGTGTGACGAGTTCGACGTGGCGATCCTCCTCATTACCCACGACCTCGGCGTCGTCGCGGAGACCTGTGACCGCGTGACCGTCATGTACTCGGGATCGGTGATGGAACACGGCCGAACCGACCAGCTGTTCGAGAATCCGGCCCATCCCTACACGAAGGGCCTGCTTCGGAGCATCCCGGAGCAGGCGCCACCCGACGGCGAACTGACGACGATTCCCGGCTCCGCGCCGGAGCCGACCGAGCGGCCCACGGGCTGTCCCTTCCGCGACCGCTGTCCCGCCGCGTTCGACGCGTGTGCCGACCCGCTCCCCGAACACGTCGTCGACGACGGGCACGTCGCGCGCTGTCACCTCTACACCGAAGGCGACGACCCCGGTGAGGTGGCGTGGGACGCCCGGGACGGCGAGACGAACGGCACAGTCGACGGGGCGACCGACCGAACCACCCCGACCGAGGTGACCGACGGATGAGTACGGACTCCACGACCACGACGACCGACGCACGGCCACGCGAACTCCTGCAGGCGAGCAACGTCAAGAAACATTTCCCGCTCGACGAGGGGCTGTTCGACCGCCTGTTCGGCGGGGATCAGGTCGTCCGCGCCGTCGACGGCGTCGACCTGACCGTCCACGCCGGCGAGACGGTCGGCATCGTCGGCGAGTCGGGATCGGGCAAGAGCACGCTCGGTCGCACCGTCTCGCGGCTCTACGAACCCACCGACGGGAGCATCGTCTTCGACAGCGAACATATCGAGACGTACTCCGGGCGGGAACTCCGCCCGATCCGCCGCCGCGTCCAGTACGTCTTTCAGGACCCGATGTCGGCGCTCAACCCGCGCAAGACGGTCGGTGAGAGCGTCGCGCGTCCGCTTGCGGTCCACGACATCGCCGACGGCGAGGAGAAGTGGGAGCGGGTGGCGGACCTGTTCGAGGAGGTAGGACTGTCGCGCTCGCAACTCGACGCCTATCCACACGAACTCTCCGGCGGCCAGCGTCAGCGGGTCGGCCTCTGTCGCGCCCTCGTGACCGAACCCGACCTGATCGTCTTCGACGAACCCGTCTCGGCGCTCGACGTGACCCTACAGGCCCAGATTCTGAACCTCATCAACCGCCTGCAACGGGAGTTCGATCTCTCGTATCTGTTCATCTCGCACGACCTCACCGTCGTCCGGCAGGTGTGTGACCGGATCGTGGTCATGTACGCCGGCGA
This window encodes:
- a CDS encoding ABC transporter substrate-binding protein produces the protein MFDKDDLEGPRIDRRTATKLLAAGGLSGLAGCSGGGDTGGGGTESDSGSSESSGSSGGSISAGWNIDEIEYLDPHYIDKGQEIYLSSNIYSGLVKIGADGSIVGDLANDWTLPDSSTYVFDLKEGATFHNGDPLDAPAVKASFERLMNLDDSPHLGKVSSIESITAEDETTLRISLETTVGPFISFLTRGPGRAGTIVHAPSATENPNEYNRMPVGSGAFELVERESGEYLQLEAYDGYFGTDEDGNSLPYLDSVRIDLIPEPSTMWTAMRGGEIQYSNSIPPQNAGQAESMSSLDVVGTNPGAWFCIAPLCNDPSEVEWQQYASGAGEATDKWSDEELPTTDARVRQAIAMAIDREALIERAFFGYAEPAHSVFNPAIAWLYEEEPDPGQYYDPETAQQLLDEAGYTGDPRMSLSLLGTPSDERRMTVVQEMLSQVGIEVELNVQQESAYWDNLYRYENELVMYDGYVDIDPWMSLWKQLKTPVESGSAGAWQANLYQNPEFNELLEQDYRTSDVESRTELLRQAEELFLGDAAWAMTTFPLIPKASASNLVGVGNQAGLSNFHTASLE
- a CDS encoding ABC transporter permease, with the translated sequence MGIQRYVAKRTLQAVLVIYVVATAVFVAIRSIPGDPARLILGGDADADAIAAVRAELGLDEPIYVQYVRWMSDLATGDFGSSIYTGEPVLGRIAGAAEPTLSIGLVGITIAILIAIPAGIVSATRRDQWEDYVATGVAFLGISMPSFWIGIVLLLTVGTAIPAIPSYGYASISEGVVPWLSHVVLPATAVGLPYAGIITRMTRSSMLEVLSEDYMQTARAKGLPPRLILFKHGLQNALLPVVTIAGILFALLLGGIVAVEMVFGIQGFGRLLIRSIERQDFPIVQGSVIVIAIIFVFMNLFVDLLYMSINPKIKYGGDA
- a CDS encoding ABC transporter permease: MSTKYGEADTVFGIRVDRFERLRETIAGDYKATFGLTTVVLFVLAAIFAPELAPYDPMAQDFALMQAPSLSSAHPLGTDSFGRDLLSRMMFGARISLGVSLGAVTIGAVVGVSLGVVAGYFGGWIDDALMRFVDVLWAFPWLLVAIMLVAVFGQGVWNVVAAIAFAYIDDFARLARGEVLSIREEEFVLAAKNVGLGDLQIMTEEVLPNAVAPLIVQFTVLVARAMLAESTLSFLGIGVKPTTPTWGALLGQGRSLIGQAWWISIIPGIAIVITVLGINLFGDALRDAFDVRGEGGSP
- a CDS encoding ABC transporter ATP-binding protein, with product MTLLDIEDLAVTFPVEDGPDVPAVDGVDLQVEAGEIHGLVGESGSGKSVTARSIMRLLDGAEVTADRFAYRGEDLYAKSEAEMRAVRGDDIGMVFQDSLSALNPVMTVGEQIAEVVRHHGDVDESAGLLSELRRKYVTGTRKTASSWRRAVDLLETVGIPDPEEVATSYPHQLSGGQRQRVMIASALGGDPSLIVADEPTTALDVTVEASILDELRRLCDEFDVAILLITHDLGVVAETCDRVTVMYSGSVMEHGRTDQLFENPAHPYTKGLLRSIPEQAPPDGELTTIPGSAPEPTERPTGCPFRDRCPAAFDACADPLPEHVVDDGHVARCHLYTEGDDPGEVAWDARDGETNGTVDGATDRTTPTEVTDG
- a CDS encoding ABC transporter ATP-binding protein; the protein is MSTDSTTTTTDARPRELLQASNVKKHFPLDEGLFDRLFGGDQVVRAVDGVDLTVHAGETVGIVGESGSGKSTLGRTVSRLYEPTDGSIVFDSEHIETYSGRELRPIRRRVQYVFQDPMSALNPRKTVGESVARPLAVHDIADGEEKWERVADLFEEVGLSRSQLDAYPHELSGGQRQRVGLCRALVTEPDLIVFDEPVSALDVTLQAQILNLINRLQREFDLSYLFISHDLTVVRQVCDRIVVMYAGEIVERGTARDIFENPQHPYTRSLLDAIPQVDGGRRSDRKHLGGQPPSATNPPSGCRFHPRCPEFIDGRCSGEQPSLQSVEGDGPDHEAACHWLDPSEGERATHTPPSRAEREIIQESSGD